Proteins encoded in a region of the Ignavibacteriales bacterium genome:
- a CDS encoding cache domain-containing protein, whose product MTLKFSTIQVLSTTLVVAVTGLCVILAGYTIITDVVVDEAQLRVQMDLNSAWTAFRDQAVQLQANLSLVSQQQLVRKALANSVHRSVTPPSLEALRLQSGLDFLTLVDTRGNVIAGSGQSGTPGKPVRRDIVVDNALRGKVTYGTVLIAPGDLRQKSVELADRAHIPIIPTERSVPTDQVVEDRGMALETAIPVLGQDDAVAGALYGGILLNRRFSLVDDIRSTVFGTESFENKPVGTVTIFLGDVRIATNVLQADSTRAIGTRVSEEVYRIVLERGERFHARAFVVNDWYLSAYDPIRNPAGDIIGILYVGLLEKKYLDFRSHFVRQFLLIGIIALVLSIGSAQYCSTRTRRPLTKLVDATRRLSSGQLDTRVNDVRGSKEALELAHALNAMADSLERHEQKLNDAATQLEQAYKEADEKNHAYLEMLGFVTHELKSPLASIVFALGSLRECMLGPLTAEQEATLKACSSSADYLNATIGNFLNLSRIEEGEIRLKLRKVNIRRDVIDHVTELLREMAVDNEMQIRCTIPSDLALVCDPDLMTSVFQNLVSNAIKYGKPGAGIFVSVTTDQASAMHTFAVYNEGEGFDTDERSRLFTKFSRFTAENYSTKSGTGLGLFVTKNIVERHGGTICADSMPGWWARFTFTLPVHMPIPDEPESEDRPHATP is encoded by the coding sequence ATGACCCTGAAGTTCAGCACTATTCAAGTTCTCAGCACCACGCTTGTGGTTGCCGTCACGGGGCTTTGTGTCATCCTCGCCGGCTACACCATTATTACGGACGTCGTGGTTGATGAAGCGCAGCTACGGGTTCAGATGGATTTGAACTCTGCCTGGACCGCATTCCGTGATCAGGCCGTGCAACTGCAAGCGAACCTCAGCCTGGTTTCGCAGCAACAACTGGTTCGGAAGGCACTGGCAAATTCAGTGCATCGCAGCGTGACACCACCCAGCCTTGAGGCATTGCGTCTTCAGTCCGGGCTCGACTTTTTGACGCTTGTGGATACGCGGGGGAATGTGATCGCGGGATCAGGGCAATCGGGTACACCCGGGAAACCGGTCCGGCGCGATATTGTGGTTGACAATGCGCTCCGTGGCAAGGTCACGTACGGAACAGTCCTCATCGCGCCGGGTGATCTGCGGCAGAAGAGTGTTGAGCTCGCGGATCGCGCACACATTCCAATCATACCCACAGAACGTTCCGTGCCGACCGATCAAGTGGTCGAAGACCGCGGAATGGCTCTCGAAACGGCAATTCCGGTTCTTGGTCAGGACGACGCAGTGGCGGGCGCACTGTACGGCGGAATCCTGCTCAACCGGCGGTTCTCACTGGTTGACGACATCCGCAGCACGGTCTTTGGAACAGAGAGCTTTGAGAACAAACCGGTGGGAACTGTAACGATTTTCCTGGGGGATGTGCGCATTGCAACCAACGTACTGCAAGCTGACAGCACGCGGGCCATCGGCACGCGTGTCTCGGAAGAGGTGTACCGGATTGTCCTCGAACGCGGGGAGCGGTTCCATGCGCGGGCATTCGTAGTCAACGACTGGTACCTGTCGGCCTACGATCCGATCCGCAATCCGGCAGGGGACATCATCGGCATTCTCTATGTCGGATTGCTGGAAAAAAAGTATCTCGATTTTCGCTCACATTTCGTGAGACAGTTCCTGCTCATCGGAATAATTGCGCTCGTGTTGTCCATCGGATCCGCGCAATACTGTTCCACCAGGACCCGGCGCCCGCTCACGAAGCTTGTGGATGCCACACGCAGGCTCTCTTCGGGTCAGCTTGATACGCGTGTCAACGATGTGCGCGGGAGCAAGGAAGCGCTTGAGCTTGCGCATGCCTTGAACGCAATGGCGGATTCACTCGAGCGGCACGAGCAGAAGTTGAACGATGCTGCAACGCAACTCGAACAGGCATACAAGGAAGCCGACGAGAAGAACCATGCGTACCTTGAAATGCTTGGCTTCGTAACGCATGAGCTGAAGTCCCCTCTTGCTTCCATCGTGTTCGCCCTCGGATCGTTACGTGAGTGCATGCTGGGGCCATTGACCGCGGAGCAGGAGGCGACCCTGAAGGCATGCTCAAGCAGCGCCGACTATCTTAACGCCACGATCGGGAATTTCTTGAACCTGAGCCGCATCGAGGAGGGGGAGATAAGACTCAAGCTCCGCAAGGTTAATATTCGTCGAGATGTCATAGACCACGTCACGGAGCTACTCAGGGAAATGGCAGTTGACAACGAGATGCAGATACGATGCACGATCCCTTCTGACCTGGCGCTGGTCTGCGACCCTGATCTGATGACCTCGGTGTTTCAGAATCTCGTCTCCAACGCCATCAAATACGGCAAGCCGGGTGCCGGAATCTTTGTTTCGGTGACGACCGACCAAGCCTCGGCGATGCATACCTTTGCTGTGTACAATGAGGGGGAGGGATTCGATACAGATGAGCGCAGCAGGCTCTTCACGAAGTTTTCCCGCTTCACGGCGGAAAACTACAGCACAAAATCCGGTACCGGACTTGGCCTCTTTGTGACGAAGAATATTGTCGAAAGACACGGCGGGACCATCTGCGCGGATTCCATGCCCGGATGGTGGGCGAGATTTACATTTACACTGCCGGTTCATATGCCGATTCCTGACGAACCGGAAAGCGAAGATCGCCCGCACGCTACGCCGTAG
- a CDS encoding efflux RND transporter periplasmic adaptor subunit: MKRTRKLFVVLTLLVVLAGCTRQEDRSGSSSEKRAGPVMITLTRKSVSDINVQFVSAEVQPLRKEFVIAARLTAHQDHEAQVGTMVQGKVSKVMVNLGDRVEVGQELMEIEGVEIGEIKARFIKAKAHLAYTEAGLKRQQSLMDQNIGAQKSLLEAQADFEKARAEFAAEDRRIHSVGLNDEDVEKFIDNSSANSIGPHIGGILPVKSPIAGVVFERNVVIGQLLDPATTAFKIINTSTLWVDGQVHEGDVSMMRGLSEITIVVPYVSGSPIRGRLLYIGATVDQQTRMVKVRAVLQNSHGALKPGMFAEMHVPVGDGAKEIVIPGESLIRDGTDQYVFVAVNDTTFEKRDVVPGLASGDWVQVKNGLSRGERVVTKGSFMLKSELKKEMFGEGE, encoded by the coding sequence ATGAAGAGAACCAGAAAGTTGTTTGTGGTGCTGACCCTCCTCGTCGTGCTTGCCGGTTGCACCAGGCAGGAAGATCGATCGGGTTCGTCGTCAGAAAAGAGAGCGGGGCCGGTGATGATCACACTTACCCGAAAGAGCGTAAGCGACATCAATGTACAGTTCGTGAGCGCAGAGGTGCAGCCGCTCAGGAAGGAGTTTGTGATCGCTGCCAGGCTTACAGCCCATCAGGACCATGAGGCTCAGGTCGGGACGATGGTCCAGGGGAAGGTCTCAAAAGTTATGGTGAACCTCGGCGACCGTGTCGAGGTCGGCCAGGAACTCATGGAAATCGAGGGAGTGGAGATCGGTGAAATCAAGGCCCGCTTCATCAAGGCCAAAGCCCATCTGGCCTACACCGAAGCCGGTCTGAAACGGCAGCAATCGTTGATGGACCAGAACATCGGCGCACAGAAATCGCTCCTCGAGGCACAAGCGGACTTTGAAAAAGCGAGAGCTGAGTTTGCCGCCGAAGACCGGAGAATTCACTCTGTCGGTCTGAATGACGAGGATGTCGAAAAGTTCATTGACAATTCGTCCGCCAACTCTATTGGACCGCACATCGGCGGAATCCTCCCCGTCAAGTCGCCGATTGCGGGTGTCGTCTTCGAGCGCAATGTCGTCATCGGGCAACTTCTCGATCCGGCAACCACGGCTTTCAAGATCATCAACACATCGACGCTGTGGGTTGACGGCCAGGTGCATGAGGGGGACGTGAGCATGATGAGGGGGCTTTCGGAGATCACCATCGTGGTGCCGTACGTTTCGGGCAGCCCGATTCGGGGACGGCTACTGTATATCGGGGCGACGGTAGATCAGCAAACGCGGATGGTAAAAGTCAGGGCCGTTCTGCAGAATTCACACGGGGCTCTCAAGCCCGGGATGTTCGCCGAGATGCACGTTCCGGTCGGCGACGGCGCGAAAGAAATCGTGATTCCCGGGGAAAGTCTCATCAGGGATGGAACCGATCAGTATGTGTTTGTCGCGGTCAACGACACGACGTTCGAAAAGCGGGATGTCGTTCCGGGTCTTGCTTCGGGTGACTGGGTCCAGGTAAAGAACGGCCTCTCGCGTGGAGAAAGGGTTGTCACAAAAGGCTCGTTCATGCTGAAATCTGAACTGAAGAAGGAAATGTTCGGGGAAGGAGAATAG
- a CDS encoding TolC family protein translates to MKNYLLFLTLGVTCVCSQISAQTVKLLSLREAVSIAVEHNPQTHIGRRRIDAQRGQYWRSLALPPPSISVNYAFIPVGAGLDQFSERTIEFAQAFDFPTTIALRGSLASSEFRVAQIEYSATELETIAQVKRAYHRVLAKQQKLFLAKEYLTLAEDFAAKSSARRKAGEGTHLEQLTASVQRSQAHNAVESATNEFRIAKDELELILGERDGPIQHEHILTDSMTYSPETNTLEQYFAMAKASNTQLRTNDLRRDIASTGYSLAWSALLPSFSASYFRQKRDGVSGLYGVSLGMSVPLWFMFDQRGQIQTASAEVSIAERQSRFSQDSVLIVVRSSYYEKLNSERQLRLYRTEILPESDEILRVAKASYAVGEITYLEFLQAQQATLQARSTYIDVLLSYNVACTRLEQIVGTPHESSL, encoded by the coding sequence GTGAAAAACTATCTCCTCTTCCTCACTCTGGGGGTTACCTGCGTTTGTTCGCAGATCTCCGCCCAGACAGTTAAGCTGCTCTCGCTCAGAGAAGCAGTTTCCATCGCCGTCGAACACAATCCCCAAACGCATATCGGCCGCCGGCGTATCGATGCCCAGCGGGGTCAGTACTGGCGCTCGCTCGCGTTGCCTCCGCCATCGATTTCGGTCAACTATGCGTTCATTCCCGTCGGAGCCGGACTCGACCAGTTCAGCGAGCGTACGATAGAATTCGCTCAGGCGTTTGATTTCCCAACCACCATCGCACTGCGCGGGTCGCTTGCATCCTCGGAATTCAGGGTGGCTCAGATTGAGTACTCGGCGACTGAATTGGAAACGATTGCGCAAGTGAAGCGCGCGTATCATCGCGTCCTTGCGAAACAGCAGAAACTCTTCCTTGCGAAGGAGTACCTGACGCTCGCGGAGGATTTTGCCGCTAAATCTTCGGCACGACGCAAAGCGGGGGAAGGGACGCACCTTGAGCAGCTGACAGCGAGCGTGCAGCGGAGCCAGGCGCACAATGCTGTCGAATCAGCGACAAACGAATTCCGGATAGCGAAAGACGAGCTGGAACTCATCCTCGGGGAACGGGACGGCCCCATACAGCATGAACACATCCTGACCGACAGTATGACCTATTCCCCGGAAACGAACACTCTCGAACAGTACTTCGCAATGGCAAAAGCATCAAACACGCAGCTTCGCACGAACGACCTGAGGCGGGATATTGCGTCGACCGGCTACTCGCTGGCATGGTCAGCTCTGCTGCCGAGTTTTTCCGCGTCGTACTTTCGTCAAAAGCGTGACGGTGTTTCCGGACTGTACGGGGTCTCGCTTGGAATGTCCGTCCCGCTCTGGTTCATGTTCGATCAACGGGGACAGATCCAGACTGCGTCGGCAGAAGTGTCCATTGCAGAGCGTCAATCGAGGTTTTCTCAGGATTCTGTGCTTATCGTTGTGAGATCATCTTACTATGAGAAACTCAACAGCGAGCGACAACTTCGCTTGTATCGGACAGAAATCCTGCCGGAGTCGGACGAGATTCTCCGTGTGGCCAAAGCAAGCTATGCGGTCGGCGAGATCACCTACCTGGAATTTCTGCAGGCACAACAAGCGACGCTGCAGGCGAGGAGCACGTACATCGATGTTCTTCTCTCGTACAACGTCGCGTGTACCCGCCTCGAACAAATTGTAGGAACACCACATGAATCGTCTTTGTAA
- a CDS encoding response regulator: MIPPRRILMIDDDVNLAKVIRIASEAKGYAFFSAQSATEGLEAIKKVEPDLIILDVIMEDFVAGFRVVRELRTAAPDSPYKRFERVPILMLTSVTSKTTVDFSGRVNTALMPVDAFIEKPVKPSELFAKIEELFLDRKAPQTDTANESATA; the protein is encoded by the coding sequence ATGATCCCCCCCCGGCGCATTCTCATGATTGACGATGATGTCAACCTAGCGAAAGTGATCAGGATCGCGTCGGAGGCAAAGGGATACGCCTTCTTCTCAGCTCAATCCGCCACCGAGGGGCTTGAAGCAATAAAGAAAGTTGAGCCCGACCTGATCATCCTCGACGTCATCATGGAAGACTTCGTTGCCGGATTCCGCGTCGTCAGAGAGTTGAGGACTGCTGCTCCGGACTCCCCCTACAAACGGTTCGAACGCGTTCCGATCCTGATGCTGACCAGCGTTACCTCGAAGACAACTGTCGATTTCAGCGGCAGGGTCAATACCGCTCTCATGCCGGTCGATGCTTTCATTGAGAAGCCGGTCAAACCATCCGAGCTGTTCGCGAAGATCGAAGAACTGTTCCTGGATCGGAAAGCTCCTCAGACTGACACTGCAAACGAGTCCGCTACGGCGTAG
- a CDS encoding cupin domain-containing protein, whose translation MERRDFLFATSLLTAFGGLPQGALGAIQTAPSGDSLKPVLLPAMPPLDHKGGMDIRVWMRSAMTDGRFSSVECAVAPKLMGPSPHHHKELDELMFVLEGRASVLIGDDVVEVETGGWHLRPHGITHTFWNASDKPLRFMDMYFNQPFEEYLERTFHELTPENGFPDNSEKKKKERDFLTEKFGIVHSPTAREERKAIAEKYGLKLPAPR comes from the coding sequence ATGGAAAGACGCGATTTTCTCTTCGCCACAAGTCTCCTCACAGCGTTTGGTGGTCTGCCGCAAGGCGCCTTGGGTGCAATCCAAACTGCCCCTTCGGGGGACTCTTTGAAACCCGTTCTGCTGCCGGCGATGCCGCCTTTGGATCACAAGGGAGGCATGGATATCCGGGTTTGGATGCGTTCTGCTATGACCGATGGTCGATTTTCGAGCGTTGAATGCGCCGTGGCCCCAAAACTCATGGGACCTTCCCCGCACCATCATAAAGAACTGGATGAGTTGATGTTCGTCCTCGAGGGCAGGGCAAGTGTTCTGATCGGCGATGACGTGGTTGAAGTGGAAACGGGTGGTTGGCACTTGCGTCCGCATGGTATCACTCATACATTCTGGAACGCGTCGGACAAACCCCTGCGCTTCATGGACATGTATTTCAATCAGCCTTTCGAGGAATACCTGGAGCGGACATTCCATGAACTCACGCCCGAAAACGGATTCCCGGATAATTCTGAGAAGAAAAAAAAGGAAAGGGATTTCCTGACTGAGAAATTCGGCATCGTTCATTCGCCGACAGCGCGGGAAGAGCGCAAGGCGATTGCTGAGAAGTACGGCTTGAAGTTACCTGCGCCTCGCTAA
- a CDS encoding CusA/CzcA family heavy metal efflux RND transporter has product MLEQIVALTLRQKGFVLLCVGALVLVGVFAGVRLPIDALPDVTNVQVEIVSTAPGLSPLEIERFVTSPIEMAMRGLPDVAQLRSVTKFGLSVVTIVFHDDVDTYFARQLVFQRLEDAKAKVPSSVTVEMGPIATALGEIYQYTLEGTMPPDSLGRVNYLSDLRTLQDWVVAPMLKSVSGVNDINSFGGYFKQYQVVVSPGRLLQHDLALEKVYEALEKNNQNVGGNVLNRHSEQLIVRGVGMLRTEDDIRNVVLKSERGTPIFVKDVAEVRIGEAVRQGASVKNGKDEVVGGIVLMLKGKNSREIVQAVKSKVRDINEGNLLPAGIKLVPYYDRTDIVERSVSTVTGALIEGAVIVLVILYILLRSARSALIVVVAFPLSLLFTCIVMKYGGMSANLMSLGGLAISIGMIIDATIIQVENVQRNLGSVIGREPKLTTVLKSVLEVQKPSILGELIIAMTFLPILSLEGMEGKMFQPLALTVAIAVLASLLLSVFVIPVLCLVFLKPGSEKESPVLRPIKGWYKAVLSWSLGNKRTVLAIAGGSLVLAAILTTRLGTEFIPIMDEGAFDMDIQLLPSVSLEKSMEINQLIQQKIKAFPELETLVSRTGQTGIAVEARGVDKTGYTGIFKKKSEWTTASTKEEIIEKMRGSLAGIPGIAFSFSQPIQCRIDELVAGTKAQLIVKLFGENIEILKARADEIASTLSRVRGATDIVVERVAGQPYLTVAVDRSKLARHGLNASDVLNVMEIAVGGKAATQLYEENRAFDVTLRYPEENRNSAANIGDILVACPDGYNVPLDELATIEVVDGPVQVSREDGLRRIGIELNVKGRDIGSFVSEAKNAIRRAVVLPPGYYATWGGQFENQERAMKRLMVIVPLTIAMIFVLLFFTFRSLRLASLVIFNLPFALIGGVLALYVSRLYLSVPASVGFIVLFGVAVLNGVVLVSRIMQLRQKGMAVSEAITAGCQDRLRPVLLTASISIFSLIPMLYASGPGSEIQHPLAVVVVGGLITSTLLTLIVIPTLYEWFEGGREEQGEPIVKGLN; this is encoded by the coding sequence ATGCTCGAACAAATCGTCGCTCTCACCCTTCGGCAAAAGGGGTTTGTCCTTCTCTGTGTCGGCGCCCTCGTGCTCGTGGGAGTATTCGCCGGCGTCAGGCTTCCGATTGACGCGTTGCCGGATGTCACCAATGTGCAGGTTGAGATTGTGAGCACTGCCCCGGGGCTCTCGCCGCTCGAGATCGAGCGCTTTGTGACCTCTCCAATCGAGATGGCCATGAGGGGATTGCCTGACGTCGCTCAATTAAGATCTGTGACGAAATTCGGTCTCTCGGTGGTCACGATTGTCTTTCATGATGACGTGGATACGTACTTTGCCCGTCAGTTGGTCTTCCAACGGCTGGAAGACGCCAAGGCGAAAGTCCCCAGCTCGGTGACAGTGGAGATGGGTCCGATCGCGACGGCTCTTGGCGAGATTTACCAATACACGTTGGAAGGAACTATGCCGCCTGATTCCCTCGGTCGTGTAAACTATCTGAGTGATCTGAGAACACTGCAGGATTGGGTCGTTGCGCCGATGCTCAAGAGCGTTTCCGGTGTCAACGACATCAATTCGTTCGGAGGATACTTCAAACAATATCAGGTCGTGGTCTCTCCCGGCAGGCTTTTGCAGCATGACCTCGCACTCGAGAAGGTGTATGAGGCCCTCGAAAAGAACAACCAGAATGTCGGCGGCAATGTATTGAATCGGCACTCCGAACAGCTCATCGTCCGGGGCGTCGGGATGTTGCGGACAGAAGATGACATCCGCAATGTGGTTCTGAAGTCTGAACGAGGGACGCCGATCTTTGTCAAGGATGTTGCCGAGGTGAGAATTGGAGAAGCTGTGCGACAGGGAGCATCAGTGAAGAACGGAAAGGACGAAGTAGTGGGCGGCATTGTGCTGATGCTCAAGGGCAAGAACAGCCGCGAGATTGTGCAGGCCGTGAAATCAAAGGTGAGGGACATCAATGAGGGGAACCTGCTCCCGGCGGGAATCAAGCTCGTTCCGTACTACGACCGGACAGATATTGTCGAACGAAGCGTGAGCACGGTGACAGGCGCACTCATAGAGGGAGCAGTCATTGTGCTCGTGATTCTCTATATCCTGCTCAGGAGTGCCCGAAGCGCGCTCATCGTGGTTGTTGCCTTCCCGTTGTCTCTTCTGTTCACGTGCATCGTCATGAAGTATGGCGGCATGAGTGCCAACCTGATGTCATTGGGGGGGCTGGCGATTTCGATAGGCATGATCATTGATGCCACGATCATCCAGGTGGAAAATGTGCAGCGTAATCTTGGGAGTGTAATCGGCAGGGAGCCGAAACTGACGACCGTTCTGAAATCAGTCCTGGAGGTTCAGAAACCAAGCATCCTCGGTGAACTGATCATCGCGATGACGTTTCTCCCCATCCTCTCCCTGGAAGGGATGGAGGGGAAGATGTTCCAGCCGCTGGCATTGACCGTGGCGATTGCGGTGCTCGCATCGCTGCTGCTTTCGGTTTTCGTCATACCGGTCCTTTGCCTGGTGTTTCTCAAACCGGGAAGCGAGAAAGAAAGTCCCGTGCTGCGACCCATCAAGGGATGGTACAAGGCCGTTTTGAGCTGGAGTTTAGGCAACAAGCGGACCGTCCTCGCGATTGCAGGTGGAAGCCTGGTTCTTGCTGCCATCCTGACAACGCGGCTGGGGACGGAGTTCATACCGATCATGGATGAGGGAGCATTTGATATGGATATCCAGCTCCTCCCAAGCGTTTCGCTCGAGAAATCGATGGAGATCAATCAGCTCATCCAGCAGAAGATAAAAGCGTTCCCCGAACTGGAGACGCTGGTCTCACGAACTGGCCAAACAGGCATCGCGGTCGAAGCGCGGGGCGTTGACAAAACGGGATACACCGGTATCTTCAAGAAGAAATCTGAATGGACCACTGCAAGTACAAAGGAGGAGATCATCGAAAAGATGAGGGGATCTCTTGCGGGCATACCGGGGATAGCATTCAGTTTCAGCCAGCCGATCCAATGCAGGATTGATGAACTGGTCGCGGGGACAAAAGCGCAGCTGATCGTGAAGTTATTCGGTGAAAACATCGAGATCCTCAAGGCACGAGCTGATGAGATCGCGTCAACCTTGAGCAGGGTGAGGGGGGCAACGGATATCGTAGTTGAGCGTGTTGCGGGTCAGCCGTATCTCACGGTCGCCGTGGACAGATCCAAACTGGCTCGGCACGGGCTCAATGCAAGCGATGTCTTGAACGTCATGGAAATCGCCGTGGGGGGGAAGGCGGCCACGCAGCTGTACGAGGAGAATCGGGCGTTCGACGTGACACTCCGTTACCCGGAGGAAAACCGCAATTCGGCTGCGAACATCGGTGACATTCTGGTGGCATGCCCGGACGGTTACAATGTTCCCCTCGACGAGCTTGCGACCATCGAGGTTGTCGACGGTCCTGTCCAGGTCAGCCGCGAAGATGGATTGAGGCGTATCGGCATCGAGCTCAATGTGAAGGGAAGGGACATCGGATCTTTCGTCAGCGAAGCGAAGAATGCGATCAGGCGCGCTGTTGTTCTTCCCCCGGGATACTACGCGACGTGGGGTGGACAATTCGAGAACCAGGAGCGAGCGATGAAGAGACTGATGGTCATCGTGCCGCTGACCATCGCCATGATCTTTGTCCTTCTCTTTTTCACGTTCAGGTCACTCCGTTTGGCATCCCTGGTGATATTCAATCTTCCGTTTGCCCTTATTGGAGGGGTCCTTGCGCTCTATGTTTCCAGGCTTTATCTGTCCGTTCCGGCGTCAGTGGGTTTCATTGTCCTGTTCGGCGTGGCGGTCCTGAACGGAGTGGTTCTGGTCTCCCGCATCATGCAGCTTCGACAGAAGGGGATGGCGGTGTCCGAAGCGATCACCGCGGGTTGTCAGGACAGGCTGCGCCCGGTTCTCCTGACAGCTTCCATTTCGATTTTCAGCCTGATTCCGATGTTGTATGCATCAGGACCCGGATCAGAGATCCAGCATCCCCTGGCAGTTGTAGTCGTCGGCGGCCTGATCACATCCACACTGCTCACGTTGATCGTGATCCCAACCTTGTACGAATGGTTCGAAGGCGGCCGCGAAGAGCAGGGAGAACCGATCGTGAAAGGGCTCAACTGA
- a CDS encoding sialidase family protein: protein MLATLRLMNLALAVILLCPSLVESQVGTESGSRAVVIRHIRIYESPSEYCAWPSIARTSGGDLIVLFTKTEEHLGPDGAILLSRSTNNGKTWLRPTTVLDSPIDDRESGITTLRDGRIVGHFWSTFWTKESYVNLARNSYGRDLLDRWIAMVGREEYRAERKNSGGSTAISSDGGRTWSNLREGHDSVHGGIELASGGLLLASYRESPDSIIVHTADSASGPWRRLAAIVSPHPESLSFGEPHMLQLKTGRVIMMIRATARPYNDRDPRCVLWESYSDDNGKTWAAPFATPLWGFPPHLALLSDGRVLCTYGYRRPPYGQRACVSDDGVNWSLRDEVILRDDAPNSDLGYPASIELDRGVILTVYYQPNVPLGTIQKMDPPDPRRTKPGILGTIWKVPPRKEF from the coding sequence ATGCTCGCAACATTGAGGCTCATGAACCTTGCTTTGGCCGTGATCCTTTTGTGCCCGAGCTTGGTCGAATCCCAGGTTGGCACGGAATCCGGGAGTCGCGCCGTCGTCATCAGACACATCCGCATCTACGAATCGCCATCAGAGTACTGCGCCTGGCCGTCGATCGCCAGGACGTCGGGAGGCGATCTCATAGTGCTGTTCACGAAAACGGAGGAGCATCTGGGACCGGACGGCGCGATACTTCTCAGCCGGTCGACGAACAACGGAAAGACATGGCTCCGACCAACGACTGTCCTCGATTCTCCCATCGATGACCGAGAATCGGGGATCACGACTCTTCGCGACGGACGGATCGTGGGTCACTTCTGGTCGACCTTCTGGACGAAGGAGTCGTACGTAAATCTGGCGCGGAACTCCTACGGACGTGATCTACTGGACCGCTGGATCGCGATGGTCGGGAGGGAGGAGTACCGGGCTGAAAGGAAAAACTCCGGAGGCTCGACGGCGATCTCGAGCGATGGTGGACGAACATGGTCGAACTTGAGGGAGGGACACGACTCAGTTCACGGCGGGATCGAGCTGGCGTCAGGGGGGCTGCTGCTTGCCTCGTATCGCGAAAGCCCGGACAGCATCATTGTTCACACGGCCGATTCTGCGTCCGGCCCATGGCGTCGTCTGGCGGCCATCGTATCCCCGCACCCCGAAAGTCTGAGTTTCGGTGAGCCGCACATGCTGCAACTCAAGACGGGGCGTGTGATCATGATGATCCGTGCGACCGCGCGTCCCTACAATGACCGTGATCCACGGTGTGTGTTGTGGGAATCGTACTCAGACGACAACGGGAAGACGTGGGCTGCACCGTTCGCGACACCGCTCTGGGGATTTCCGCCCCACCTTGCTCTGCTCTCTGACGGAAGAGTTCTCTGCACATACGGCTATCGTCGCCCGCCGTACGGCCAACGTGCATGCGTGAGCGATGATGGGGTGAACTGGAGTCTTCGGGACGAAGTGATTCTGCGTGATGACGCGCCGAACAGCGATTTGGGCTACCCGGCTTCAATCGAGCTGGACCGAGGCGTCATACTGACAGTGTACTATCAGCCAAACGTTCCGCTTGGGACAATTCAGAAAATGGATCCGCCGGATCCGCGTCGGACGAAGCCCGGGATTCTTGGTACAATCTGGAAGGTCCCGCCGCGGAAAGAGTTTTAG